In the Gasterosteus aculeatus chromosome X, fGasAcu3.hap1.1, whole genome shotgun sequence genome, one interval contains:
- the myo5c gene encoding unconventional myosin-Vc, translated as MSLLELYTKYNRVWIPDAEHVWKSAEILKDFHFGDNILELLLEDGTEHHLPVDPSNPQLPPLRNPDILVGENDLTALSYLHEPAVLHNLKVRFVESRIIYTYCGIILVAVNPYKQLHVYGDAIIHAYSGQNMGDMDPHIFAVAEEAYKQMPRNQKNQSIIVSGESGAGKTVSARYAMRYFAVVSKSGSKTNVEDKVLASNPITEAIGNAKTTRNDNSSRFGKYTEIGFDRRYRIIGANMRTYLLEKSRVVFQADNERNYHIFYQMCSCAHLPEFEHLRLLAADEFEYTSMGGDIRIEGVDDKKDMEETRQTFSLLGLKEDFQSDVFRVLAAILHLGNVEIRNSGDAHSSVPPGDPHLAAFCELLSASAEGLVRWLCHRRIVLVAETVVKPVPKERAVSARDALAKQIYAHLFDCIIKRINTALQVPGQQHAFIGVLDIYGFETFDINSFEQFCINYANEKLQQQFNLHVFKLEQEEYMREDIPWTLIDFYDNQPVIDLIEAKMGILDLLDEECLFPQGTDQSWLQKLFNYLDANPLFEKPRLSNEAFVIQHFADKVEYQCTGFLEKNRDALYEELVDILRDSKFPFLANFFQEEKQSSVNSKGIKVRPARPGVKAANKQLRTSVGDKFCSSLSLLMETLNATTPHYVRCIKPNDVKLPFEYDSRRVVQQLRACGVLETIRISAQSYPSRWTYIEFYSRYSILMSNQEAILSDKKQTCKNVLQRLIQDPNQYKFGRTKIFFRAGQVAYLEKLRLDRLRGACATIQKHVRGWCQRRKYLRMRAAAIILQQYIRGKKSIRKTVSAAALKQGWATLVIQRYWRGYRMKQIFLVVRLASITIQAFTRGWMARKRYKKMIEVQKALILQKYARAWLARRRFQTMRRLVINVQLSFRVQQLRKKVEEQNKENRGLMERLTHLASANSHTVDRLQGLEAQLEKSNSQKASVEAREKKVKEDASLTTAQLQKEIDAVKLEKQNLEKRFDVSIKEAQESFDLIKRNLQEEKEYEARLRKIAENNIDIQTQDHEREVESLKEEIKRLKEERVSLQRKIEEGGQVNSDLQEQLVQLTKHVKVIPELRRDLNKLQNQKNSMDRKMKQQSEQARAKMNDITRQLRGDVVEEDVVLGQTPDDAEEIDEGDDLLASFDGLQKAIRTLENRQKELKESHETQVEGLNLKMDHLQNENSKLQNLFQEKSNLNENIRQEVARLSSENSVLPELKLQASELQRQKQELESHLEVQSRELAEKTEEITTIFQKKIQEESSQRRHFEEKAEELEELKTELQGRVEDLEDETNHLKRQLLMESEAKNKLRQETSQLTAENMDFEEQLDQKDRIIKKLQNQIKSLQTSQKAEQTPTPAIPKDYLGMLEYKREDESKLIQNIILDLKPKGVVVNVIPGLPAYILFMCVRHADYLNDEVKLKSLMSGIISAVKKVIMSHRKDFELLSFWLSNTYQLLNCLKQYSGEEEFLKQNTPRQKKNCLQNFDLSEHRQIFSDLAIQIYHQFVSVMEKTLTPAIVPALLEHESLQGFSSMKPTGFRKRSNSTCEDSETHTISSIVQQLSVFHSIMSQHGMEPGLINQAVKQMFFLVGATTLNNIMLRKDMCSCRKGMQIRCNISYLEEWLKEKELQSSHAIDTLQPLSQAAWLLQVNKSTDDDAKEITDKCTELNPVQIVKILNSYTPIDDFEKRVTSSFVRKVQSLLHDRDGSTSQLMLDSDYRFQVTFPYRPSSQALELLQVPSSLHLGFLTRI; from the exons ATGTCTTTGTTGGAACTGTACACCAAG TACAACAGAGTGTGGATACCAGATGCAGAACATGTGTGGAAATCGGCCGAAATTCTGAAAGACTTTCATTTTGGGGACAATATTCTTGAATTACTTCTTGAAGATGGCACT GAGCACCACCTCCCCGTTGACCCGTCGAACCCTCAACTCCCTCCGCTTCGCAACCCGGACATCTTGGTGGGGGAGAACGACCTCACTGCCCTCAGCTACCTGCACGAACCTGCAGTCCTGCATAATCTCAAAGTGCGATTCGTGGAGTCCAGAATCATCTACACCTACTGTG GTATTATACTGGTGGCTGTAAATCCATACAAACAGCTGCACGTCTATGGGGATGCAATCATTCACGCCTACTCAGGCCAGAACATGGGGGACATGGACCCTCATATATTTGCAGTAGCAGAAGAGGCTTACAAACAGATGCCCAG AAACCAGAAGAACCAGTCTATCATTGTCAGTGGTGAATCCGGAGCTGGCAAAACAGTGTCTGCTCGGTACGCCATGAGGTACTTTGCTGTTGTGAGCAAATCTGGAAGTAAAACTAACGTTGAAGACAAAGTCCTGGCATCCAATCCGATAACCGAG GCAATTGGAAACGCAAAGACCACCAGGAACGACAACAGCAGTCGTTTTGGGAAATACACCGAGATCGGCTTCGACCGGAGGTACCGGATCATCGGAGCGAACATGAGGACCTATCTCTTAGAGAAATCCAGAGTCGTCTTCCAG GCCGACAACGAGCGAAACTATCACATATTCTACCAGATGTGTTCTTGTGCTCACCTGCCAGAATTCGAGCATCTGAGACTGT TGGCTGCGGATGAGTTCGAGTACACCTCAATGGGCGGAGATATCCGTATCGAAGGTGTAGATGACAAGAAGGACATGGAGGAGACCCGACAGACCTTCTCACTGCTGG gGTTGAAGGAGGACTTTCAGTCGGACGTGTTCAGAGTTTTGGCTGCCATTTTACATTTGGGAAATGTGGAAATCCGAAACTCTGGAGATGCACATTCATCAGTTCCC CCCGGTGATCCACACCTGGCGGCCTTCTGTGAGCTGCTGAGCGCGAGTGCAGAAGGGTTGGTCCGGTGGCTGTGCCATCGGAGGATCGTTCTGGTGGCTGAGACGGTGGTGAAGCCGGTGCCCAAAGAGCGGGCTGTAAGCGCCAGAGATGCCCTTGCCAAGCAGATCTATGCCCATTTGTTTGACTGCATTATCAAGAGGATAAACACTGCACTGCAGGTTCCAGGACAGCAGCACGCCTTCATCGGTGTACTGGACATTTATGG ctTTGAAACATTTGACATCAACAGCTTTGAACAGTTTTGTATCAACTATGCAAATGAGAAGCTTCAACAGCAGTTTAACTTG CATGTGTTCAAGCTTGAGCAGGAGGAGTACATGAGAGAGGACATACCGTGGACGTTGATAGACTTCTACGACAATCAGCCGGTCATTGACCTGATTGAGGCCAAGATGGGGATCCTGGACTTGCTCGATGAAGAGTGTTTG TTTCCTCAGGGAACCGATCAAAGCTGGCTGCAAAAGCTGTTCAACTACCTGGATGCCAATCCTCTGTTTGAGAAGCCCAGGCTATCAAACGAGGCCTTTGTTATTCAACACTTTGCAGACAAG GTGGAATATCAATGTACAGGTTTTCTTGAAAAGAACAGAGACGCTCTCTATGAAGAACTGGTTGACATTTTGCGAGACAGTAAG TTTCCTTTTCTAGCCAACTTCTTCCAAGAGGAGAAGCAAAGCTCTGTGAACAGTAAAGGTATCAAAGTGAGACCTGCCAGACCTGGAGTGAAAGCAGCTAACAAACAGTTGAGAACCTCAGTGGGAGATAAG TTCTGCAGCTCCCTCTCTTtactgatggaaacactgaatgcTACCACCCCACACTATGTACGCTGCATTAAGCCCAATGACGTAAAGCTCCCGTTTGA ATATGACTCCAGAAGGGTGGTGCAGCAGTTGCGAGCGTGTGGGGTCCTTGAAACTATTCGCATCAGTGCACAGAGCTATCCATCCAG GTGGACATACATTGAGTTTTATAGCCGTTACAGTATCCTGATGTCGAACCAGGAGGCGATCCTCAGTGACAAGAAACAGACCTGCAAGAACGTCTTGCAGAGGTTAATTCAG GACCCCAATCAGTACAAGTTTGGTCGGACAAAGATCTTTTTCCGAGCCGGTCAAGTGGCTTATCTGGAGAAGCTGCGTCTGGACCGACTGAGAGGAGCCTGCGCTACAATCCAGAAACATGTCCGTGGGTGGTGCCAGAGGAGGAAGTACCTGCGCATGAGAGCGGCTGCCATCATCCTCCAGCAGTACATCCGGGGAAAGAAGTCAATTCG CAAAACGGTGAGTGCTGCAGCACTGAAGCAGGGCTGGGCCACGCTGGTGATCCAGAGATACTGGAGAGGTTACCGCATGAAACAGATTTTCCTGGTGGTCCGCCTGGCTTCCATCACCATCCAGGCCTTCACGCGGGGTTGGATGGCCCGTAAACGGTACAAGAAG ATGATCGAGGTGCAGAAAGCGCTCATTCTACAAAAGTATGCCAGAGCATGGCTGGCACGGCGGCGTTTTCAAACCATGCGGCGGCTGGTGATCAACGTTCAGCTCTCCTTCAGAGTTCAGCAGCTCAGAAAGAAGGTGGAAGAGCAG AACAAAGAGAACCGCGGATTGATGGAAAGACTGACACACTTGGCCAGCGCAAACTCTCATACCGTCGACAGGCTTCAGGGTCTGGAGGCACAGTTGGAAAAATCCAACAGCCAAAAAGCCTCCGTGGAGGCCAGAGAGAAGAAAGTGAAAGAAGACGCAAGTCTG ACAACTGCACAGCTCCAGAAGGAAATAGACGCAGTAAAGCTCGAAAAGCAGAACTTGGAGAAAAGGTTTGACGTTTCCATCAAAGAGGCACAAG AGAGCTTCGATCTGATAAAGAGGAACCTCCAGGAAGAGAAGGAGTATGAAGCAAGGTTAAGAAA AATTGCAGAGAACAACATTGACATCCAAACACAGGACCATGAAAGGGAAGTGGAATCTCTGAAGGAGGAGATTAAGAGACTGAAAGAAGAGCGAGTCTCCCTGCAGAGAAAGATCGAGGAGGGCGGCCAGGTGAACTCCGACCTTCAGGAGCAGCTCGTCCAGCTCACCAAACACGTCAAGGTCATTCCGGAGCTCCGCAGAGATCTCAACAAACTGCAAAACCAGAAGAACAGCATGGACCGAAAGATGAAGCAACAGTCAGAACAAGCAAGAG CTAAAATGAACGATATTACGAGACAACTTCGTGGTGATGTTGTAGAGGAGGACGTTGTTTTGGG GCAAACTCCAGACGACGCTGAGGAGATTGATGAAGGTGATGATTTGCTGGCTTCCTTTGATGGTCTACAGAAAGCGATCAG AACACTAGAAAACCGCCAGaaggagctgaaggaaagcCACGAGACACAAGTGGAGGGCTTAAACTTGAAGATGGACCACCTTCAAAATGAGAACAGCAAGTTGCAGAACCTGTTCCAGGAGAAAAGTAACCTCAATGAGAATATTCGCCAGGAAGTGGCCAGACTCAGCAGCGAGAACTCA GTTTTACCGGAGCTCAAGCTGCAGGCttcagagctgcagagacaaaaGCAAGAATTGGAGTCCCACCTAGAGGTGCAGAGCAGAGAGCTAGCAG aaaaaaccGAGGAGATCACAACCATTTTTCAAAAGAAGATTCAAGAAGAAAGCTCCCAACGCCG GCACTTTGAGGAAAAAGCTGAAGAGCTGGAGGAGTTGAAGACGGAGCTTCAAGGCAGAGTGGAGGATCTGGAAGACGAGACCAATCATTTGAAGAGGCAGCTGCTGATGGAGAGCGAGGCCAAGAACAAACTGAGACAGGAGACTTCACAGTTAACCGCTGAGAATATG GACTTTGAAGAGCAGCTCGACCAGAAAGACAGAATAATAAAGAAACTGCAGAATCAGATAAAGAGCCTTCAAACATCACAGAAAG CCGAGCAAACGCCCACACCAGCCATTCCCAAAGATTACCTCGGAATGTTGGAGTACAAGAGAGAGGATGAATCCAAGCTCATTCAAAACATCATTCTGg ACCTGAAGCCCAAAGGTGTGGTGGTCAACGTGATTCCCGGTCTGCCAGCGTACATCCTCTTCATGTGCGTCCGCCATGCCGACTACTTGAACGATGAAGTCAAATTGAAGTCTCTCATGAGCGGGATCATCAGTGCTGTCAAAAAAGTCATCATG AGTCATCGCAAAGACTTTGAGTTGCTGTCGTTTTGGCTCTCAAACACGTATCAGCTGCTCAACTGTCTGAAACAGTACAGCGGGGAGGAG GAGTTCCTGAAGCAAAATACTCCTCGACAGAAAAAGAACTGCTTGCAGAATTTCGATTTGTCGGAACACAGACAGATTTTCAGTGACCTGGCCATTCAAATCTACCACCAGTTTGTCTCCGTCATGGAAAAGACTCTAACTCCAGCAATTG TACCCGCTTTGTTGGAGCACGAGAGCCTACAGGGGTTTTCTAGCATGAAGCCGACGGGCTTCAGGAAGCGCTCCAACAGCACCTGCGAGGACTCCGAGACGCACACCATCTCCTCAATCGTCCAGCAGCTCAGTGTCTTCCACTCCATCATGAGCCAGCATGGCATGGAGCCGGGGCTCATCAACCAGGCCGTCAAGCAAATGTTCTTCCTGGTCGGTGCGACCACCCTCAACAACATCATGCTCCGCAAAGACATGTGCTCCTGCAGAAAGGGAATGCAAATCAG gtgtaaCATCAGTTACCTGGAGGaatggctgaaggagaaggagctgcAAAGCTCTCATGCTATAGATACTCTGCAGCCGTTGTCTCAGGCCGCCTGGCTACTGCAAGTCAACAAGTCCACTGACGACGACGCCAAAGAGATCACTGACAAATGCACCGAGCTCAACCCTGTTCAG ATTGTGAAAATTTTAAACTCCTACACGCCCATTGATGATTTTGAGAAAAGGGTGACGTCGTCATTTGTTCGCAAAGTTCAG TCTTTACTGCATGATCGGGACGGGTCCACCTCACAGCTGATGCTGGACTCAGACTATCGGTTCCAGGTCACGTTTCCTTACCGCCCGTCCTCGCAGgctctggagctgctgcaggtcccGAGCAGCCTTCACCTGGGCTTTCTAACCAGGATCTGA